A window of the Odocoileus virginianus isolate 20LAN1187 ecotype Illinois chromosome 20, Ovbor_1.2, whole genome shotgun sequence genome harbors these coding sequences:
- the SALL1 gene encoding sal-like protein 1 isoform X1, which translates to MSRRKQAKPQHFQSDPEVASLPRRDGDTEKGQPNRTTKSKDAHVCGRCCAEFFELSDLLLHKKNCTKNQLVLIVNESPASPPETFSSPSPPPDHPQEQMNDTSNKTEQAECSDLAEAQAPDRDESMEVEAPAAPKGTSGPLSGGGDSSAPPSCSSSSSGAGTSAITTSLPQLGDLTTLGNFSVINSNVIIENLQSTKVAVAQFSQEARCSGASGGKLAVPALMEQLLALQQQQIHQLQLIEQIRHQILLLASQNADLPTSSSPSPGTLRTSANPLSTLSSHLSQQLAAAAGLAQSLASQSASISGVKQLPPIQLPQSSSGNTIAPPHSGSSPNVHILAAAVPTPSSEKVASSAGASHTSNPAASASSSPAFAISSLLSPASNPLLPQPAPANSVFPSPLPNIGTTAEDLNPLSALAQQRKSKPPNVTAFEAKSASDEAFFKHKCRFCAKVFGSDSALQIHLRSHTGERPFKCNICGNRFSTKGNLKVHFQRHKEKYPHIQMNPYPVPEHLDNIPTSTGIPYGMSIPPEKPVTSWLDTKPVLPTLTTSVGLPLPPTLPNLTPFIKTEEPAPIPISHSAASPPGSVTSDSGAPEPAVRNPGGLPEEAEGPTAPPSGGKSEESGMVPSSAPALNAGVLSSLASEGGPGSASTFTNPLLPLMSEQFKAKFPFGGLLDSAQASETSKLQQLVENIDKKATDPNECIICHRVLSCQSALKMHYRTHTGERPFKCKICGRAFTTKGNLKTHYSVHRAMPPLRVQHSCPICQKKFTNAVVLQQHIRMHMGGQIPNTPVPDSYPESMESDTGSFDEKNFDDLDTFSDENMEDCPEGSIPDTPKSADASQDSLSSSPLPLEMSSIAALENQMKMINAGLAEQLQASLKSVENGSVEGDVLTNDSSSVGGDMESQSAGSPAISESTSSMQALSPSNSTQEFHKSPSAEEKPQRAGASEFANGLSPAPVNGGALDLTSSHTEKIIKEDSLGILFPFRDRGKFKNTACDICGKTFACQSALDIHYRSHTKERPFICTVCNRGFSTKGNLKQHMLTHQMRDLPSQLFEPSSNLGPNQNSAVIPANSLASLIKTEVNGFVHVTPQDSKDTPASHVSSGPLSSSATSPVLLPALPRRTPKQHYCNTCGKTFSSSSALQIHERTHTGEKPFACTICGRAFTTKGNLKVHMGTHMWNSTPARRGRRLSVDGPMTFLGGNPVKFPEMFQKDLAARSGSGDPSSFWNQYAAALSNGLAMKANEISVIQNGGIPPIPGSLGSGSSSPISGLTGNLEKLQNSEPSAPLAGLEKMASSENGTNFRFTRFVEDSKEIVTS; encoded by the exons ATGTCGCGGAGGAAGCAAGCGAAGCCTCAACATTTCCAATCCGACCCCGAAGTGGCCTCGCTCCCCCGGCGAGATG gagacacagagaagggCCAACCCAACCGCACCACTAAGAGCAAGGATGCTCACGTCTGCGGCCGGTGCTGCGCCGAGTTCTTCGAATTGTCAGATCTTCTGCTCCACAAGAAGAACTGTACTAAAAATCAATTAGTTCTCATCGTAAATGAAAGTCCAGCCTCCCCACCTGAAACCTTCTCAAGCCCCAGCCCCCCTCCCGATCATCCCCAGGAACAAATGAATGACACGTCTAACAAAACAGAGCAAGCAGAGTGCAGCGACCTGGCGGAAGCCCAGGCACCGGACAGGGACGAGTCCATGGAGGTGGAGGCCCCGGCAGCCCCCAAAGGCACCAGTGGGCCCCTGAGCGGGGGTGGCGACAGCAGCGCCCCAcctagctgcagcagcagcagctccggCGCAGGTACCTCAGCGATCACAACCTCTCTACCTCAACTCGGGGACCTGACAACACTGGGCAACTTCTCCGTGATCAACAGCAACGTCATCATCGAGAACCTCCAGAGCACCAAGGTGGCGGTGGCCCAGTTCTCCCAGGAAGCGAGGTGCAGTGGGGCCTCGGGGGGCAAGCTGGCCGTCCCGGCCCTGATGGAGCAGCTCTTAGctctgcagcagcagcagatccaCCAGCTGCAGCTGATCGAGCAGATTCGTCACCAAATATTGCTGCTGGCTTCTCAGAACGCAGACCTGCCAACCTCTTCCAGCCCTTCTCCAGGTACTTTACGAACATCTGCCAACCCCTTGTCCACCCTCAGTTCCCATTTATCTCAGCAGCTGGCTGCGGCAGCTGGGTTAGCACAGAGCCTCGCGAGCCAATCTGCCAGCATCAGCGGTGTGAAACAGCTCCCCCCAATCCAGCTACCTCAGAGCAGTTCCGGCAACACCATCGCCCCCCCACACAGCGGCTCTTCCCCCAACGTTCACATACTGGCGGCGGCAGTTCCCACCCCATCCTCGGAAAAAGTGGCTTCGAGCGCGGGCGCCTCCCACACCAGCAACCCCGCGGCCTCTGCCTCATCCTCACCAGCTTTTGCAATAAGCAGTCTGTTGAGTCCTGCATCTAATCCACTTCTACCTCAGCCGGCCCCCGCTAACTCGGTTTTCCCCAGCCCTTTGCCCAACATTGGAACGACAGCGGAGGATTTAAACCCCTTGTCCGCCTTGGCCcagcaaagaaaaagcaagcCACCAAATGTCACCGCCTTCGAAGCCAAGAGCGCTTCGGATGAGGCGTTCTTCAAACACAAGTGCAGGTTCTGTGCAAAGGTCTTCGGAAGCGACAGTGCCTTGCAGATCCACCTTCGTTCCCACACCGGAGAGAGGCCATTCAAGTGCAACATCTGCGGGAACAGGTTCTCCACCAAGGGGAACCTCAAAGTCCACTTTCAGCGCCACAAAGAGAAGTACCCTCATATCCAGATGAACCCCTACCCCGTGCCTGAGCATTTGGACAACATACCTACCAGTACCGGCATCCCCTACGGCATGTCCATCCCTCCAGAAAAGCCGGTCACCAGCTGGCTAGACACCAAACCCGTCCTGCCCACCCTGACCACTTCTGTCGGCCTGCCGTTGCCCCCCACCCTCCCGAACCTCACCCCCTTCATCAAGACCGAAGAGCCAGCCCCCATCCCCATCAGCCATTCTGCCGCCAGCCCCCCGGGCTCCGTCACAAGCGACTCCGGGGCCCCCGAGCCGGCCGTGAGAAACCCAGGTGGGCTCCCGGAGGAAGCGGAAGGCCCCACTGCGCCCCCTTCCGGCGGCAAAAGCGAAGAGAGCGGTATGGTCCCCAGCTCGGCCCCAGCCCTGAACGCCGGCGTGCTGAGCTCCCTAGCGTCTGAAGGCGGTCCGGGCAGCGCCTCGACTTTCACCAACCCTCTGTTGCCGCTAATGTCGGAGCAGTTCAAGGCGAAGTTTCCTTTTGGGGGACTCTTGGACTCAGCCCAGGCCTCAGAGACATCTAAGCTTCAGCAACTGGTCGAAAACATTGACAAGAAGGCCACTGACCCCAATGAGTGCATCATCTGCCACCGGGTCCTCAGCTGTCAGAGCGCCTTGAAGATGCACTACCGCACCCACACCGGGGAGAGGCCCTTCAAGTGTAAGATCTGCGGCCGGGCTTTCACCACGAAAGGGAACCTGAAGACCCACTATAGCGTCCATCGAGCTATGCCCCCGCTCAGAGTCCAGCATTCCTGCCCCATCTGCCAGAAGAAGTTCACGAACGCCGTGGTCCTACAGCAGCACATCCGAATGCACATGGGGGGCCAGATCCCCAACACCCCGGTCCCTGACAGCTACCCCGAGTCCATGGAGTCTGACACGGGCTCCTttgatgagaaaaattttgatgaTCTAGACACCTTCTCCGATGAAAACATGGAAGACTGTCCCGAGGGCAGCATCCCAGACACGCCCAAGTCCGCAGACGCGTCCCAAGACAGCCTGTCTTCCTCGCCTTTGCCTCTAGAGATGTCGAGCATCGCCGCTTTGGAAAATCAGATGAAGATGATCAACGCCGGCCTGGCAGAGCAGCTGCAGGCCAGCCTGAAGTCAGTGGAGAACGGGTCAGTCGAGGGGGACGTCCTGACCAACGATTCGTCCTCAGTGGGTGGGGACATGGAGAGCCAAAGTGCAGGCAGCCCGGCCATCTCAGAGTCTACCTCCTCCATGCAGGCTCTGTCCCCATCCAACAGCACCCAGGAATTCCACAAGTCACCCAGCGCCGAGGAGAAGCCGCAGAGAGCAGGGGCAAGTGAGTTTGCCAACGGTTTGTCTCCCGCCCCAGTGAATGGTGGGGCTCTGGATTTGACATCTAGTCACACAGAGAAAATCATCAAAGAAGATTCTTTGGGAATCCTCTTTCCTTTCAGAGACCGGGGTAAATTTAAAAACACTGCTTGCGACATTTGTGGCAAAACCTTTGCTTGTCAGAGTGCCTTGGACATTCACTACAGAAGTCATACCAAAGAGAGACCATTTATTTGCACAGTCTGCAATCGTGGCTTTTCCACCAAGGGTAATTTGAAGCAACACATGTTGACACATCAGATGCGGGATCTACCATCACAGCTCTTTGAGCCCAGTTCCAACCTTGGCCCCAATCAGAACTCGGCGGTGATTCCCGCCAACTCGTTGGCATCTCTCATCAAGACAGAGGTCAACGGCTTCGTGCATGTGACTCCTCAGGACAGTAAGGACACCCCCGCCAGTCACGTCTCTTCTGGGCCTCTGTCATCCTCTGCCACGTCCCCAGTTCtgctcccagctctgcccaggaGAACCCCCAAACAGCACTACTGCAACACGTGTGGTAAGACCTTCTCCTCGTCGAGTGCCCTGCAGATTCACGAGAgaactcacactggagagaaaccctttGCTTGCACTATTTGTGGAAGAGCTTTCACAACAAAAGGCAATCTTAAG GTACACATGGGCACTCACATGTGGAATAGCACCCCGGCCCGCCGGGGTCGCCGGCTCTCTGTGGATGGCCCTATGACATTTCTAGGAGGCAATCCCGTCAAGTTCCCAGAAATGTTCCAGAAGGATTTGGCGGCCAGGTCAGGAAGTGGGGATCCTTCCAGTTTCTGGAATCAGTACGCAGCCGCGCTTTCCAACGGGCTGGCGATGAAGGCCAACGAGATCTCCGTCATTCAGAATGGGGGCATTCCTCCAATTCCTGGAAGCCTGGGCAGCGGAAGCAGCTCACCTATTAGTGGGCTGACGGGAAACCTGGAGAAGCTCCAGAACTCAGAGCCCAGTGCACCCCTGGCTGGCCTGGAGAAGATGGCAAGCAGTGAGAATGGAACCAACTTCCGTTTCACCCGCTTCGTggaagacagcaaagagatcGTCACAAGTTAA
- the SALL1 gene encoding sal-like protein 1 isoform X2: MKGDTEKGQPNRTTKSKDAHVCGRCCAEFFELSDLLLHKKNCTKNQLVLIVNESPASPPETFSSPSPPPDHPQEQMNDTSNKTEQAECSDLAEAQAPDRDESMEVEAPAAPKGTSGPLSGGGDSSAPPSCSSSSSGAGTSAITTSLPQLGDLTTLGNFSVINSNVIIENLQSTKVAVAQFSQEARCSGASGGKLAVPALMEQLLALQQQQIHQLQLIEQIRHQILLLASQNADLPTSSSPSPGTLRTSANPLSTLSSHLSQQLAAAAGLAQSLASQSASISGVKQLPPIQLPQSSSGNTIAPPHSGSSPNVHILAAAVPTPSSEKVASSAGASHTSNPAASASSSPAFAISSLLSPASNPLLPQPAPANSVFPSPLPNIGTTAEDLNPLSALAQQRKSKPPNVTAFEAKSASDEAFFKHKCRFCAKVFGSDSALQIHLRSHTGERPFKCNICGNRFSTKGNLKVHFQRHKEKYPHIQMNPYPVPEHLDNIPTSTGIPYGMSIPPEKPVTSWLDTKPVLPTLTTSVGLPLPPTLPNLTPFIKTEEPAPIPISHSAASPPGSVTSDSGAPEPAVRNPGGLPEEAEGPTAPPSGGKSEESGMVPSSAPALNAGVLSSLASEGGPGSASTFTNPLLPLMSEQFKAKFPFGGLLDSAQASETSKLQQLVENIDKKATDPNECIICHRVLSCQSALKMHYRTHTGERPFKCKICGRAFTTKGNLKTHYSVHRAMPPLRVQHSCPICQKKFTNAVVLQQHIRMHMGGQIPNTPVPDSYPESMESDTGSFDEKNFDDLDTFSDENMEDCPEGSIPDTPKSADASQDSLSSSPLPLEMSSIAALENQMKMINAGLAEQLQASLKSVENGSVEGDVLTNDSSSVGGDMESQSAGSPAISESTSSMQALSPSNSTQEFHKSPSAEEKPQRAGASEFANGLSPAPVNGGALDLTSSHTEKIIKEDSLGILFPFRDRGKFKNTACDICGKTFACQSALDIHYRSHTKERPFICTVCNRGFSTKGNLKQHMLTHQMRDLPSQLFEPSSNLGPNQNSAVIPANSLASLIKTEVNGFVHVTPQDSKDTPASHVSSGPLSSSATSPVLLPALPRRTPKQHYCNTCGKTFSSSSALQIHERTHTGEKPFACTICGRAFTTKGNLKVHMGTHMWNSTPARRGRRLSVDGPMTFLGGNPVKFPEMFQKDLAARSGSGDPSSFWNQYAAALSNGLAMKANEISVIQNGGIPPIPGSLGSGSSSPISGLTGNLEKLQNSEPSAPLAGLEKMASSENGTNFRFTRFVEDSKEIVTS, translated from the exons ATGAAAG gagacacagagaagggCCAACCCAACCGCACCACTAAGAGCAAGGATGCTCACGTCTGCGGCCGGTGCTGCGCCGAGTTCTTCGAATTGTCAGATCTTCTGCTCCACAAGAAGAACTGTACTAAAAATCAATTAGTTCTCATCGTAAATGAAAGTCCAGCCTCCCCACCTGAAACCTTCTCAAGCCCCAGCCCCCCTCCCGATCATCCCCAGGAACAAATGAATGACACGTCTAACAAAACAGAGCAAGCAGAGTGCAGCGACCTGGCGGAAGCCCAGGCACCGGACAGGGACGAGTCCATGGAGGTGGAGGCCCCGGCAGCCCCCAAAGGCACCAGTGGGCCCCTGAGCGGGGGTGGCGACAGCAGCGCCCCAcctagctgcagcagcagcagctccggCGCAGGTACCTCAGCGATCACAACCTCTCTACCTCAACTCGGGGACCTGACAACACTGGGCAACTTCTCCGTGATCAACAGCAACGTCATCATCGAGAACCTCCAGAGCACCAAGGTGGCGGTGGCCCAGTTCTCCCAGGAAGCGAGGTGCAGTGGGGCCTCGGGGGGCAAGCTGGCCGTCCCGGCCCTGATGGAGCAGCTCTTAGctctgcagcagcagcagatccaCCAGCTGCAGCTGATCGAGCAGATTCGTCACCAAATATTGCTGCTGGCTTCTCAGAACGCAGACCTGCCAACCTCTTCCAGCCCTTCTCCAGGTACTTTACGAACATCTGCCAACCCCTTGTCCACCCTCAGTTCCCATTTATCTCAGCAGCTGGCTGCGGCAGCTGGGTTAGCACAGAGCCTCGCGAGCCAATCTGCCAGCATCAGCGGTGTGAAACAGCTCCCCCCAATCCAGCTACCTCAGAGCAGTTCCGGCAACACCATCGCCCCCCCACACAGCGGCTCTTCCCCCAACGTTCACATACTGGCGGCGGCAGTTCCCACCCCATCCTCGGAAAAAGTGGCTTCGAGCGCGGGCGCCTCCCACACCAGCAACCCCGCGGCCTCTGCCTCATCCTCACCAGCTTTTGCAATAAGCAGTCTGTTGAGTCCTGCATCTAATCCACTTCTACCTCAGCCGGCCCCCGCTAACTCGGTTTTCCCCAGCCCTTTGCCCAACATTGGAACGACAGCGGAGGATTTAAACCCCTTGTCCGCCTTGGCCcagcaaagaaaaagcaagcCACCAAATGTCACCGCCTTCGAAGCCAAGAGCGCTTCGGATGAGGCGTTCTTCAAACACAAGTGCAGGTTCTGTGCAAAGGTCTTCGGAAGCGACAGTGCCTTGCAGATCCACCTTCGTTCCCACACCGGAGAGAGGCCATTCAAGTGCAACATCTGCGGGAACAGGTTCTCCACCAAGGGGAACCTCAAAGTCCACTTTCAGCGCCACAAAGAGAAGTACCCTCATATCCAGATGAACCCCTACCCCGTGCCTGAGCATTTGGACAACATACCTACCAGTACCGGCATCCCCTACGGCATGTCCATCCCTCCAGAAAAGCCGGTCACCAGCTGGCTAGACACCAAACCCGTCCTGCCCACCCTGACCACTTCTGTCGGCCTGCCGTTGCCCCCCACCCTCCCGAACCTCACCCCCTTCATCAAGACCGAAGAGCCAGCCCCCATCCCCATCAGCCATTCTGCCGCCAGCCCCCCGGGCTCCGTCACAAGCGACTCCGGGGCCCCCGAGCCGGCCGTGAGAAACCCAGGTGGGCTCCCGGAGGAAGCGGAAGGCCCCACTGCGCCCCCTTCCGGCGGCAAAAGCGAAGAGAGCGGTATGGTCCCCAGCTCGGCCCCAGCCCTGAACGCCGGCGTGCTGAGCTCCCTAGCGTCTGAAGGCGGTCCGGGCAGCGCCTCGACTTTCACCAACCCTCTGTTGCCGCTAATGTCGGAGCAGTTCAAGGCGAAGTTTCCTTTTGGGGGACTCTTGGACTCAGCCCAGGCCTCAGAGACATCTAAGCTTCAGCAACTGGTCGAAAACATTGACAAGAAGGCCACTGACCCCAATGAGTGCATCATCTGCCACCGGGTCCTCAGCTGTCAGAGCGCCTTGAAGATGCACTACCGCACCCACACCGGGGAGAGGCCCTTCAAGTGTAAGATCTGCGGCCGGGCTTTCACCACGAAAGGGAACCTGAAGACCCACTATAGCGTCCATCGAGCTATGCCCCCGCTCAGAGTCCAGCATTCCTGCCCCATCTGCCAGAAGAAGTTCACGAACGCCGTGGTCCTACAGCAGCACATCCGAATGCACATGGGGGGCCAGATCCCCAACACCCCGGTCCCTGACAGCTACCCCGAGTCCATGGAGTCTGACACGGGCTCCTttgatgagaaaaattttgatgaTCTAGACACCTTCTCCGATGAAAACATGGAAGACTGTCCCGAGGGCAGCATCCCAGACACGCCCAAGTCCGCAGACGCGTCCCAAGACAGCCTGTCTTCCTCGCCTTTGCCTCTAGAGATGTCGAGCATCGCCGCTTTGGAAAATCAGATGAAGATGATCAACGCCGGCCTGGCAGAGCAGCTGCAGGCCAGCCTGAAGTCAGTGGAGAACGGGTCAGTCGAGGGGGACGTCCTGACCAACGATTCGTCCTCAGTGGGTGGGGACATGGAGAGCCAAAGTGCAGGCAGCCCGGCCATCTCAGAGTCTACCTCCTCCATGCAGGCTCTGTCCCCATCCAACAGCACCCAGGAATTCCACAAGTCACCCAGCGCCGAGGAGAAGCCGCAGAGAGCAGGGGCAAGTGAGTTTGCCAACGGTTTGTCTCCCGCCCCAGTGAATGGTGGGGCTCTGGATTTGACATCTAGTCACACAGAGAAAATCATCAAAGAAGATTCTTTGGGAATCCTCTTTCCTTTCAGAGACCGGGGTAAATTTAAAAACACTGCTTGCGACATTTGTGGCAAAACCTTTGCTTGTCAGAGTGCCTTGGACATTCACTACAGAAGTCATACCAAAGAGAGACCATTTATTTGCACAGTCTGCAATCGTGGCTTTTCCACCAAGGGTAATTTGAAGCAACACATGTTGACACATCAGATGCGGGATCTACCATCACAGCTCTTTGAGCCCAGTTCCAACCTTGGCCCCAATCAGAACTCGGCGGTGATTCCCGCCAACTCGTTGGCATCTCTCATCAAGACAGAGGTCAACGGCTTCGTGCATGTGACTCCTCAGGACAGTAAGGACACCCCCGCCAGTCACGTCTCTTCTGGGCCTCTGTCATCCTCTGCCACGTCCCCAGTTCtgctcccagctctgcccaggaGAACCCCCAAACAGCACTACTGCAACACGTGTGGTAAGACCTTCTCCTCGTCGAGTGCCCTGCAGATTCACGAGAgaactcacactggagagaaaccctttGCTTGCACTATTTGTGGAAGAGCTTTCACAACAAAAGGCAATCTTAAG GTACACATGGGCACTCACATGTGGAATAGCACCCCGGCCCGCCGGGGTCGCCGGCTCTCTGTGGATGGCCCTATGACATTTCTAGGAGGCAATCCCGTCAAGTTCCCAGAAATGTTCCAGAAGGATTTGGCGGCCAGGTCAGGAAGTGGGGATCCTTCCAGTTTCTGGAATCAGTACGCAGCCGCGCTTTCCAACGGGCTGGCGATGAAGGCCAACGAGATCTCCGTCATTCAGAATGGGGGCATTCCTCCAATTCCTGGAAGCCTGGGCAGCGGAAGCAGCTCACCTATTAGTGGGCTGACGGGAAACCTGGAGAAGCTCCAGAACTCAGAGCCCAGTGCACCCCTGGCTGGCCTGGAGAAGATGGCAAGCAGTGAGAATGGAACCAACTTCCGTTTCACCCGCTTCGTggaagacagcaaagagatcGTCACAAGTTAA